The following proteins come from a genomic window of Aquimarina sp. MAR_2010_214:
- a CDS encoding DUF4114 domain-containing protein, producing the protein MKKIITLLIILLANITYAQQSFDCNEGKFYQVISGALRSYDPITGTYSDPLHTHTAYNAGGYNPVDNFLYAIRSSDKHLLRIGTDIVVDLGAVAQNGGVSFGGGYAADVDSEGNLWVFQNGLDKKSFHKITNLQSYDGSSSPTFEIVVSDQASPNTCADIVFIDGNLYGGSKGKVFKWDLSTATPAFSSKNVTDLPNHTFGACYTDTSNRLYVSSNSGGLHLINDYESASPYATLLNNTEVTNSNDGFKCAVGVSPIDADNDEVLDPFDKDTDGDGIPDIVEGGGTDPYGDDDSDGIFNYLDPDFGNTCNSGVSLAFDTDRDGVPNVLDLDSDNDGIFDIVEAGLGSYDTNGDGFFNSLDANFVDSDLDGIADIVDVDQTGVAFYPTDTDGDLIYDPYDIDADQDGIIDLIEGQNSSNFIALSGSDQDRDGMDDAFDPDNGGTPQGYINTDGTDNPDFMDTDSNNDGTLDTVDGYDTNSDGTADTIAAGNDFDQDGLDDNFDLKETVFDSDNGNQTPSSFPVLSIGERYQYSGTYNSNGTPDYLGTNETLASDYLTRIDNALPEGSSVPNLNPNYIHSGYDTNVTIENTTNISVTFIGENTNYKNTLGFYTYDLNSPSTTTPNPEDITIVFPNASKTGSNGELNAGNTVNIGSFAANTGIGWVLLVDGWNGSSVDSGVWQIYSNPDYNPECDEALRPHNILLADTANETIVLGFEDIRRDYPGADHDFNDVLFHIKADQYSSLKTTNIPELTEEGVVTSGNDGGLESNGDLASLIAKRNFLRSKTNKIYNQKKLQKSFAPGQKSYKSGNKNDLSIYFPTTGATGTETSFVSSPDDLIGITNATAVFSIDYYNEDNRVGAALAMATTGSVYDHSKTICDRLNGSVLEDIRTLTIRNHTLVNTKIRRVTGEIEQALHFSVRIDEFQNELYSLWNIDQYPEGDYLNFQIWGGSIPQVATIANTIIDKLIGQKSLGKTFIPNNIPSVFVQKGFYRNGKLVLDIINKSEASQFNFRGNKRATELSREELITKTISLSGKYQETITVETGYLFDIGFAITGDNPHKADVLYLADGPWGIDFLEQGATVFNFEIIKNKNSETQKDTYQVERDAKVSGNLKETMNLFRNILGGDLTLNVSEYDAVEFELLTDRDVEVILVTKDLVNWNDRLRYTIKASDTKQTYTIPFSDFSSKAKQGVSMGELRSVVFSIQGDYQSFALFNLEVAKLAFTKEKGNNDSIDEEDSDATVINNDDIEDIALTTDNTTVINNSPNPFRTQTTIKMPTVNQKITISVIDMLGRVVQKEQLGNVAAPSDTFTFTAKNLQRGVYKYIIKGDDFKKRYKGSFLIQ; encoded by the coding sequence ATGAAAAAAATCATTACTCTTTTGATAATTCTCCTAGCAAATATTACATATGCCCAGCAATCATTTGATTGTAATGAAGGTAAATTTTATCAAGTAATTTCTGGAGCATTACGATCATACGACCCGATCACAGGGACATACTCAGACCCTCTTCATACGCATACAGCATACAATGCAGGAGGATACAATCCTGTAGATAACTTTTTATATGCAATAAGAAGTAGTGACAAACATTTACTACGTATCGGAACAGACATCGTAGTAGACCTAGGTGCTGTTGCCCAAAACGGAGGGGTTTCATTTGGTGGTGGCTATGCTGCTGATGTAGATAGTGAAGGAAACTTATGGGTTTTTCAAAATGGACTTGATAAAAAATCATTTCATAAGATCACTAATCTTCAAAGTTATGATGGCTCTTCATCTCCCACATTTGAGATCGTAGTATCTGATCAGGCCTCTCCTAACACATGTGCTGATATTGTATTTATTGATGGCAATCTATATGGCGGTAGTAAAGGAAAAGTATTTAAATGGGACTTATCTACAGCTACTCCTGCTTTCAGCAGTAAAAATGTTACAGATTTACCCAATCATACTTTTGGTGCATGTTATACTGATACCAGTAATCGACTATATGTATCCAGTAATAGCGGAGGATTGCACCTAATAAATGATTATGAGTCTGCTTCTCCTTATGCGACATTACTAAATAATACCGAAGTAACGAATTCTAATGATGGCTTTAAATGTGCTGTGGGAGTATCCCCTATCGATGCTGATAATGATGAAGTTTTAGATCCTTTTGATAAGGATACCGATGGTGATGGAATCCCTGATATTGTAGAAGGTGGAGGAACAGATCCTTATGGTGATGATGACTCTGATGGAATTTTTAACTACCTGGATCCAGATTTTGGTAATACGTGTAATAGTGGAGTGTCTTTGGCTTTTGATACTGATCGTGATGGAGTTCCTAATGTACTAGATCTTGATAGTGATAATGATGGGATATTTGATATCGTTGAAGCCGGATTAGGAAGCTATGATACCAATGGAGATGGCTTTTTTAATAGTTTGGATGCTAATTTTGTAGATTCTGACCTTGATGGGATTGCAGACATCGTAGATGTTGATCAAACCGGAGTTGCATTTTATCCTACGGATACAGATGGTGATTTAATTTATGATCCATATGATATTGATGCAGATCAGGATGGTATTATTGATCTTATCGAAGGGCAAAACAGTTCAAATTTCATAGCTCTTTCCGGTTCAGATCAGGATAGAGATGGCATGGATGATGCCTTTGATCCCGATAATGGTGGTACTCCTCAAGGGTATATAAATACTGATGGTACTGATAATCCTGATTTTATGGATACCGATTCTAATAATGATGGAACTCTCGATACTGTAGATGGATATGATACTAATAGTGATGGTACTGCTGATACCATTGCAGCAGGAAATGATTTTGATCAGGATGGTTTAGATGATAATTTTGATTTAAAAGAAACCGTATTTGATTCTGATAACGGAAACCAAACTCCTAGTAGTTTTCCTGTATTGAGTATTGGTGAACGATATCAATATTCAGGAACATATAATAGTAACGGAACTCCCGATTATTTGGGAACAAACGAAACGCTAGCTTCTGATTATCTCACACGAATCGATAACGCATTACCAGAAGGAAGTTCTGTACCCAACCTCAACCCTAATTACATTCACTCTGGGTATGATACTAATGTTACCATAGAAAATACAACCAATATTTCGGTAACATTTATTGGTGAAAACACAAATTATAAAAATACACTAGGTTTTTATACCTATGATCTCAATAGTCCTTCTACTACAACTCCTAACCCCGAAGATATAACTATTGTTTTCCCTAATGCCTCTAAAACAGGTAGTAATGGTGAATTAAATGCTGGTAACACTGTAAACATAGGTAGTTTTGCAGCAAATACCGGTATTGGATGGGTATTACTTGTAGACGGTTGGAATGGGAGTTCTGTAGACTCTGGAGTATGGCAAATCTATTCTAATCCAGATTACAATCCAGAATGTGATGAAGCACTACGACCACATAACATCCTGCTTGCAGATACTGCAAATGAGACCATAGTTCTTGGTTTTGAGGATATCAGAAGAGATTATCCGGGTGCAGATCACGATTTTAATGATGTTCTTTTTCATATCAAAGCTGATCAATACTCATCTTTAAAAACTACAAATATACCTGAACTAACAGAAGAAGGTGTTGTAACTTCTGGAAATGATGGTGGGCTAGAAAGTAATGGTGATCTGGCAAGTTTAATCGCCAAAAGAAATTTTTTAAGATCAAAAACAAACAAAATATACAATCAAAAGAAATTACAGAAAAGTTTCGCTCCGGGTCAAAAATCATACAAGTCTGGTAATAAAAATGATTTAAGTATTTATTTCCCAACAACCGGCGCCACAGGAACAGAAACATCTTTTGTTTCTAGTCCTGATGACCTGATCGGTATAACCAATGCTACTGCAGTATTTTCGATAGATTACTACAATGAAGACAACAGAGTTGGAGCAGCACTGGCAATGGCAACTACTGGATCTGTTTATGATCATTCTAAAACAATCTGCGATAGACTTAATGGTTCTGTATTAGAAGACATAAGAACATTAACAATTCGAAATCATACTTTGGTAAATACCAAAATTAGAAGAGTTACAGGAGAAATCGAACAAGCCCTGCATTTCTCTGTGAGAATAGATGAGTTTCAAAATGAATTATATAGCTTATGGAACATCGATCAATATCCAGAAGGCGACTACCTTAATTTTCAGATCTGGGGTGGTTCTATACCACAAGTGGCAACTATTGCAAATACCATTATTGATAAATTAATTGGTCAAAAATCATTAGGGAAAACTTTTATTCCTAATAATATTCCTTCGGTATTTGTACAAAAAGGATTTTACAGAAATGGTAAACTTGTTTTAGACATCATTAATAAGTCAGAAGCAAGCCAGTTCAATTTCAGAGGAAATAAAAGAGCTACAGAACTGTCAAGAGAAGAGTTAATTACCAAAACAATATCCTTATCTGGTAAATACCAAGAAACCATTACTGTAGAGACTGGATATTTATTTGATATTGGATTTGCTATTACTGGGGATAATCCTCACAAAGCAGATGTATTATACCTGGCAGATGGGCCCTGGGGTATTGATTTTCTGGAACAAGGAGCAACTGTATTCAATTTTGAAATCATAAAAAATAAAAACAGTGAAACTCAAAAAGATACGTATCAAGTAGAACGAGATGCCAAAGTAAGCGGTAATCTTAAAGAAACTATGAACTTGTTTAGAAATATCCTTGGTGGTGATCTAACGTTAAATGTTTCTGAGTATGATGCGGTTGAATTTGAATTATTAACCGATAGAGATGTAGAGGTAATTTTAGTAACCAAAGATCTTGTAAACTGGAATGACAGGCTTAGATATACCATAAAAGCAAGTGATACCAAACAAACGTATACCATTCCGTTTTCAGATTTCTCAAGTAAAGCAAAACAAGGTGTTTCTATGGGTGAATTAAGAAGTGTTGTATTTTCTATTCAAGGAGACTATCAAAGCTTTGCTCTTTTCAATCTCGAAGTTGCTAAACTCGCCTTTACCAAGGAAAAAGGAAATAATGACTCTATCGATGAGGAAGATAGTGATGCTACCGTCATTAATAATGATGATATCGAAGACATTGCTCTAACTACAGATAATACTACTGTAATAAACAATTCTCCTAATCCGTTCAGAACACAAACAACTATCAAAATGCCTACAGTAAATCAAAAAATTACAATTTCTGTTATTGATATGTTGGGTAGGGTTGTACAAAAAGAGCAGTTAGGAAATGTAGCAGCTCCATCAGATACTTTTACGTTTACTGCTAAGAATTTACAGCGGGGAGTGTATAAATACATTATTAAAGGTGATGACTTTAAAAAAAGATATAAAGGAAGTTTTTTAATACAATAA
- a CDS encoding oligosaccharide flippase family protein encodes MILNTALKKLSAEQKFMISVIIVNGGNYLYNLILGRILGPEQFADAALLITFLLVLSFIAMTFQLSTAKFSVIFEDAIFKSFINIIYKYSSIIGIIFGVLLIIFSKQLQVLFNTQSSSMFTIFGIGVPIYFIMSVNRGVFQGGKKFDSLAITYQGEMLSRLVITLILIYTLSLQSSILVALGIAISFLFGLLPFRFRDIEITKKHELPSAESKYIIKFFLLTAFYEFTQIIINNSDILMVKHYFETYEAGLYASLALIGRVVYFVAWMFVMLLLPKVVQKQKDGESHAPILFKYVSYITLLSVSIVLGCYLFPELVINIMFGPEYLSVAPLLWKYAIATSLFAISNIFAYYFLSLDQYIPVVLSALLGVSQVVLIIFFHDTLSDVVIMQIIAMAILLLFQIFFFLSYQKLSKKSSTNN; translated from the coding sequence ATGATTCTTAATACTGCTTTAAAAAAATTGAGCGCTGAACAAAAATTTATGATCAGCGTTATTATTGTTAATGGAGGAAACTACTTATATAATTTAATATTAGGAAGAATCTTAGGTCCAGAACAATTTGCAGATGCAGCATTATTAATTACTTTTCTTTTGGTTTTATCATTTATAGCCATGACATTTCAGTTATCAACTGCCAAGTTTTCTGTGATTTTTGAGGATGCAATATTTAAAAGCTTTATCAATATCATTTACAAATATTCAAGTATCATCGGCATTATCTTTGGTGTTCTCTTAATTATTTTCTCTAAACAACTTCAAGTGCTTTTTAATACTCAATCCTCTTCTATGTTTACCATTTTTGGAATTGGTGTGCCTATTTACTTCATAATGAGTGTTAACAGAGGTGTGTTTCAGGGCGGTAAAAAGTTTGATAGCCTCGCGATTACATATCAGGGAGAAATGCTAAGCAGATTGGTTATAACTCTTATTTTAATATATACCTTAAGTTTACAGTCTTCTATTTTAGTTGCTTTGGGTATTGCAATTTCTTTTTTGTTTGGGTTATTACCTTTTCGTTTTCGAGATATAGAAATCACTAAAAAACATGAGTTACCATCTGCAGAATCTAAATATATCATTAAGTTTTTCTTGTTAACAGCTTTTTATGAGTTTACCCAAATCATAATCAATAATAGTGACATCCTGATGGTAAAACATTATTTTGAAACTTATGAAGCAGGTTTGTATGCGTCATTAGCATTGATTGGCAGAGTTGTTTATTTTGTAGCCTGGATGTTTGTGATGTTGCTATTACCAAAAGTAGTACAAAAGCAAAAAGACGGAGAATCTCATGCTCCTATTTTATTTAAGTATGTATCCTATATAACATTACTTTCGGTTTCAATAGTTCTAGGGTGTTACCTATTTCCCGAATTGGTCATCAATATCATGTTTGGTCCAGAATACTTAAGCGTTGCACCATTACTATGGAAATATGCAATCGCAACTTCACTTTTTGCGATTTCTAATATTTTTGCATATTACTTCTTATCCCTAGATCAATATATACCAGTTGTATTATCAGCATTACTTGGCGTTTCACAAGTTGTACTTATTATATTCTTTCACGACACATTATCTGATGTTGTTATTATGCAAATAATAGCAATGGCTATTCTTCTTTTATTTCAAATCTTCTTTTTTTTAAGCTATCAAAAGTTATCTAAAAAAAGCTCAACGAATAATTAA
- a CDS encoding STAS domain-containing protein — MALRITKNQGIFEIKGSIVAENTKSLQHHFEKLLFNADKVVVYMDKVKKIDASGVSVLTKLFRKAMESNKIFHIIGKENKKVSNAFGKVNYILRSDFV, encoded by the coding sequence ATGGCCTTAAGAATTACTAAAAACCAAGGGATTTTTGAAATTAAAGGAAGTATTGTAGCAGAAAACACTAAGTCTCTTCAGCATCATTTTGAGAAATTATTATTCAATGCCGATAAGGTGGTGGTATATATGGATAAAGTCAAAAAAATTGACGCTTCTGGTGTTTCGGTATTGACCAAATTATTCAGAAAAGCTATGGAAAGCAACAAGATTTTTCACATCATCGGTAAAGAAAACAAAAAAGTAAGTAACGCTTTTGGCAAAGTAAATTACATCCTAAGAAGTGATTTCGTATAA
- a CDS encoding glycosyltransferase, with product MKLAIVTAYPPSKVTLNEYAYHLVKHFRQHTEVSELILLTDVSSKDADTVFDEKGCNVVVKQCWKFNSYRNIFSVMKAIKQTKPDAILFNLQFMKFGDKKIAAALGLLLPKRCVSNKIPTIVLLHNIMEQVDLESSGFTKNKVLQKIYNGIGTTLTRFILSADIVAVTIDKYVHILKAKYKSENVVQIPHGTFEIPEEPKYTLPEGPLQIMTFGKFGTYKKVEIMIEAVEKIRSRTNIDLEIVIAGTDNPNVIGYLQSMKEKYVDVPQLTFTGYVEEVDVPRIFTESAMVVFPYTSTTGSSGVLHQAGSYGKAVVMPDLGDLSLLVKDEGYRGEFFNPESVDSLADAIEKIVLDPAYRTELGQANYKAATALPMSKITAMYLEQFNAIKKSKTRKN from the coding sequence ATGAAATTAGCAATTGTAACAGCATATCCGCCTAGTAAGGTAACTTTAAATGAATATGCTTATCACCTGGTAAAACATTTTAGACAGCATACCGAAGTATCTGAACTTATTTTATTAACCGATGTATCCTCTAAAGATGCTGATACCGTTTTTGACGAAAAAGGATGCAATGTAGTAGTTAAACAATGTTGGAAATTTAATAGTTACCGCAATATCTTCTCTGTTATGAAGGCTATTAAACAAACCAAGCCAGATGCGATACTATTTAATCTTCAGTTCATGAAATTTGGAGATAAAAAAATAGCTGCAGCACTTGGCTTATTATTACCAAAACGTTGTGTTTCTAATAAAATACCAACCATAGTTCTGTTACACAATATTATGGAGCAAGTAGATCTGGAAAGCTCTGGGTTTACAAAAAATAAAGTTTTACAAAAAATCTACAATGGCATAGGAACGACACTAACTCGATTTATTTTATCTGCTGATATTGTTGCCGTTACTATTGACAAATATGTACATATTTTAAAAGCGAAATATAAAAGCGAAAATGTAGTACAGATTCCTCATGGAACTTTTGAAATACCTGAAGAGCCAAAATACACGCTACCAGAAGGCCCCTTACAGATCATGACTTTTGGCAAATTTGGCACCTACAAAAAAGTAGAAATCATGATTGAAGCGGTAGAAAAAATACGATCAAGAACAAATATCGATTTAGAGATTGTAATTGCAGGAACCGATAACCCCAATGTTATTGGATATCTACAATCGATGAAAGAAAAATATGTCGATGTACCTCAGCTCACTTTTACTGGTTATGTTGAAGAAGTAGATGTACCTCGAATCTTTACAGAAAGTGCTATGGTCGTATTTCCTTATACCTCTACAACGGGTAGTTCTGGTGTATTGCATCAGGCAGGTAGTTATGGTAAAGCAGTGGTTATGCCAGATTTGGGAGACCTAAGTTTATTAGTGAAAGACGAAGGGTATCGAGGAGAATTCTTTAATCCAGAAAGTGTAGATAGTCTTGCTGATGCCATAGAAAAAATTGTATTGGATCCTGCGTATCGTACAGAATTAGGTCAAGCCAATTACAAAGCAGCAACTGCATTACCAATGAGTAAAATCACAGCAATGTATCTAGAGCAGTTTAATGCTATTAAAAAAAGTAAAACCCGCAAAAATTAA
- a CDS encoding expansin EXLX1 family cellulose-binding protein — translation MLNLQYFLLFFLFSLSVVAQQCDNRVWSGVAKYHQVTNATTSCGYSPKADDTLYAALRATDYQAERLCNTCLKVSSSKGSVIVKVMDKSGAHGLDIHKKAFAKLGDTLKGNVDVTWQITTCPEQGNIGYYYSKSSFASEKRVMVVNTKSTVKKLYFRYQNNDFKEVFRAKNNSNDFFVITWRDDLNLGPYDFKVVDIYNNSIIDHDINFSSNTTFYGQNQFPGCDVISEINDESIDKVAIKFQNPMSHNGSISIETDQEKQFTLHLYSLRGLKVLETSLESNSKKHIFKDMQAGLYIISIWSNEGLILNDKLIIQN, via the coding sequence ATGCTTAACCTTCAGTATTTTTTATTGTTTTTTCTATTTAGCCTTTCTGTGGTTGCCCAACAATGTGATAATAGAGTTTGGTCTGGAGTGGCAAAGTACCACCAGGTGACAAATGCTACCACATCATGTGGATACTCTCCCAAAGCTGATGACACACTATATGCTGCACTAAGAGCTACAGATTATCAAGCTGAAAGACTTTGTAATACATGTTTAAAAGTTAGTTCTAGCAAAGGCAGTGTTATTGTGAAGGTAATGGATAAATCTGGTGCTCATGGGTTAGATATTCATAAAAAAGCTTTTGCAAAATTGGGAGATACTCTCAAGGGTAATGTTGATGTCACATGGCAAATCACAACTTGTCCTGAACAAGGAAATATTGGGTATTATTATTCCAAAAGTTCCTTTGCTTCAGAAAAGAGAGTAATGGTTGTAAACACCAAATCGACTGTTAAAAAACTGTATTTCAGATACCAAAATAATGATTTCAAAGAGGTATTTCGTGCAAAAAATAATAGTAATGATTTTTTTGTAATCACTTGGAGAGATGATCTAAATTTGGGACCTTATGATTTTAAGGTGGTAGACATTTATAATAATTCTATAATTGATCATGACATAAATTTTTCATCAAACACTACTTTTTATGGTCAAAATCAATTCCCTGGATGTGATGTGATTTCTGAAATAAACGATGAATCTATAGACAAAGTAGCTATCAAATTTCAAAACCCAATGAGTCACAATGGATCTATTTCTATCGAAACGGATCAAGAAAAACAATTCACACTTCATTTATATTCATTAAGAGGCCTTAAGGTATTAGAGACTAGTCTTGAGAGTAATTCCAAAAAACATATCTTTAAAGATATGCAAGCAGGATTATACATCATCTCTATCTGGAGTAACGAGGGTCTAATTTTGAATGATAAGCTTATTATTCAAAATTAA
- a CDS encoding cellulase family glycosylhydrolase yields the protein MGWNRNIYRSLIIISFVGVTIVILFGISQTLSYLTTGAERTSMLHLALHKEQVYLPKLEWKDTINPGRPIEKQTLHDIEQDYLNAWYIRNAAYQTNKQEGIEDYYTKSARKHIVTSLVSNKEKDIAIHSTTTTHNVALDFYSADGQLAVITDTGVKEYQRIYRNEKLLLETELQSDYQVMLMLEDGFWRIRHIVKEKNDSSDPVVQTNRSIKVIEDKIFVEDREYQIKGINYYPQKTPWDMFGDDYDINVIAADFDLIKNAGLNTTRIFIPYEVFGKAKVKTEKLEKLKQVLDKAEAKNLKVIVTLFDFYGDYSVLDWTLTHRHAEQIVSAFTDHNAILAWDIKNEPNLDFDTRGKENVLAWLKEMTRQIKQFDPNHLITIGWSDTASVGLLENEVDIISFHYYLDINAFSEAYTVMNSKIKKPLVLQEFGLSSSRGFWSPFGPSEKEQANYYKQFQEIIKKDDIHYLSWTLYDFKEVPSAVVGKLPWRKHKQKYFGFIDRNGNKKPAFEFITK from the coding sequence ATGGGCTGGAATAGAAACATATATAGATCACTCATCATCATTTCCTTTGTTGGAGTTACTATAGTAATACTCTTTGGTATCAGCCAGACATTATCTTATCTTACTACAGGAGCAGAGCGGACTTCGATGCTACATCTGGCTTTGCATAAAGAGCAAGTATATTTACCCAAATTAGAATGGAAAGATACGATCAATCCCGGGCGACCTATAGAAAAACAGACACTACACGATATAGAGCAGGATTACCTTAATGCATGGTATATACGCAATGCAGCATACCAAACTAATAAGCAAGAGGGAATAGAGGATTACTATACCAAAAGTGCACGGAAACATATTGTTACATCATTAGTATCCAACAAAGAAAAAGATATTGCTATACATAGCACCACAACTACTCATAATGTAGCATTAGATTTTTATAGTGCAGATGGCCAATTGGCAGTCATTACAGATACAGGTGTAAAAGAATATCAAAGGATTTATCGTAATGAAAAACTACTGCTAGAAACAGAATTGCAATCAGACTATCAGGTGATGTTAATGCTAGAAGATGGTTTTTGGCGAATACGGCATATAGTAAAAGAAAAAAATGACTCATCAGACCCTGTGGTGCAAACCAATAGGTCTATAAAAGTTATAGAGGATAAAATATTTGTTGAAGATAGAGAATACCAAATCAAAGGGATTAACTATTATCCCCAGAAAACACCTTGGGATATGTTTGGTGATGATTATGACATTAATGTAATTGCTGCCGATTTTGATCTTATTAAGAATGCAGGTTTAAATACGACACGAATTTTTATACCCTACGAAGTTTTTGGCAAAGCTAAGGTGAAAACCGAAAAATTAGAAAAACTAAAACAAGTATTAGATAAGGCAGAAGCCAAAAACCTTAAAGTTATTGTTACTTTATTTGATTTTTATGGAGATTACTCTGTCTTGGATTGGACATTAACCCATCGCCATGCAGAGCAGATTGTAAGTGCTTTTACAGACCATAACGCTATCCTTGCATGGGATATAAAGAACGAACCTAATCTGGATTTTGATACCAGAGGAAAAGAAAATGTATTGGCTTGGCTAAAAGAAATGACTCGCCAAATCAAACAATTTGATCCTAATCATTTGATTACTATCGGGTGGTCTGATACTGCATCTGTTGGTTTACTAGAAAATGAGGTAGATATTATTTCTTTTCATTATTATCTGGATATCAATGCTTTTTCTGAAGCGTATACTGTAATGAATTCTAAAATCAAGAAACCTCTGGTGTTACAAGAATTTGGGTTGTCTTCTAGTAGAGGGTTTTGGAGTCCTTTCGGTCCCTCAGAAAAAGAGCAAGCTAATTATTATAAACAATTTCAAGAGATCATTAAAAAAGATGATATTCATTATCTTTCTTGGACTTTATACGATTTTAAGGAAGTACCTAGTGCCGTAGTAGGTAAGTTACCTTGGCGAAAACATAAGCAAAAATACTTTGGATTTATTGATCGTAATGGAAACAAGAAACCCGCTTTTGAGTTTATAACTAAGTAA
- a CDS encoding dolichyl-phosphate beta-glucosyltransferase, whose protein sequence is MKTGIIIPCYNEENRLNVTAFLNFIQEENDFHLCFVNDGSKDNTVDVLKKIQSHNPLKVSVIDIKKNSGKAAAVRAGARYLHSRGDIEFIGFIDADLSTDFEDFDGLLKTLKTNRNLSFVFGSRAKDVSDSIEKDDIRAMISKLINILIVFILGLSIQDTQCGAKVFKADLVPVIFNKSFFSRWLFDVEMFIKMKKHFGKTEIMNKIYEQPLKRWIHMEDSKLGLKDSLEIPYRLLSIWFNYNVLQSLQVSFSEEMTEPAIEVYGTITPALAA, encoded by the coding sequence ATGAAAACGGGAATTATCATACCATGCTATAACGAAGAAAACAGATTAAATGTAACTGCTTTTTTAAACTTTATACAAGAAGAAAACGATTTCCACTTATGTTTTGTAAATGATGGAAGTAAGGATAACACTGTGGATGTATTAAAGAAGATTCAATCTCATAATCCCTTAAAAGTAAGTGTTATTGATATTAAAAAGAATTCAGGAAAAGCTGCTGCTGTAAGAGCAGGTGCAAGATATCTACACAGCAGAGGTGATATAGAATTTATTGGTTTTATTGATGCCGACTTATCTACAGATTTTGAAGATTTTGATGGACTTTTAAAAACCTTAAAAACCAATAGAAATTTAAGTTTCGTTTTTGGATCCAGAGCCAAGGATGTTTCAGATAGTATAGAAAAAGATGATATTAGAGCAATGATCTCAAAACTTATTAATATCCTTATTGTATTCATTTTGGGATTGTCTATTCAAGACACTCAATGTGGTGCTAAAGTTTTCAAAGCAGATTTAGTTCCTGTAATTTTTAATAAAAGCTTTTTTAGCAGATGGTTGTTTGATGTAGAAATGTTTATAAAAATGAAAAAACACTTCGGTAAAACCGAAATCATGAATAAAATCTATGAGCAACCTCTTAAAAGATGGATACACATGGAAGATTCTAAATTAGGATTAAAAGACTCATTAGAAATCCCTTACCGATTATTATCTATATGGTTTAATTATAATGTATTACAATCTTTACAGGTTTCATTTTCTGAAGAGATGACCGAACCTGCAATAGAAGTATACGGAACTATTACTCCAGCTTTAGCAGCATAA